The Rhodocytophaga rosea genome has a segment encoding these proteins:
- a CDS encoding HAD family hydrolase yields MTQKQQAFLFDLNGTIIDDMAFHGRAWYQILTVDLGAKLTHEEVKVQMYGKNGEVLDRIFGKNRFSEEDVEKWSMEKERRYQKEYLPHIKLIDGLDDLLKRAAEHSVQLAVASAAIPFNIDFALDNLNIRHYFGAIVSANDVAISKPHPETFLKAAQLLGASPENCIVFEDAPKGVEAAQNAGMKCVAITTAHPKEDFSQYTNVLAFVKDYTDPFIKSLL; encoded by the coding sequence ATGACACAAAAACAGCAAGCTTTCCTTTTCGACCTGAATGGAACAATCATTGACGATATGGCTTTTCATGGCCGGGCATGGTACCAGATTTTAACGGTAGATTTGGGTGCAAAACTCACCCACGAAGAGGTGAAAGTACAGATGTACGGAAAAAACGGAGAAGTGCTGGATCGTATTTTTGGAAAAAACCGGTTTTCGGAAGAGGATGTAGAAAAATGGTCAATGGAAAAGGAACGGCGTTACCAGAAAGAATATTTGCCGCATATCAAATTGATAGACGGCCTGGATGATCTCTTAAAAAGAGCTGCCGAACATTCGGTTCAACTAGCGGTAGCTTCTGCAGCTATTCCGTTCAACATCGATTTTGCCCTGGATAACCTGAATATCCGGCACTATTTCGGAGCCATTGTCAGTGCCAATGATGTAGCCATCAGCAAGCCTCATCCGGAAACTTTTCTGAAAGCAGCACAATTACTGGGTGCCTCCCCGGAGAATTGTATTGTATTTGAAGATGCACCCAAAGGCGTAGAAGCGGCTCAGAATGCCGGAATGAAATGTGTGGCTATTACTACCGCTCATCCCAAGGAAGATTTCAGCCAATACACCAACGTACTGGCTTTTGTTAAGGATTATACAGACCCTTTTATTAAAAGTTTGTTGTAA